From one Drosophila subpulchrella strain 33 F10 #4 breed RU33 chromosome 3L, RU_Dsub_v1.1 Primary Assembly, whole genome shotgun sequence genomic stretch:
- the LOC119553300 gene encoding adenine phosphoribosyltransferase, with amino-acid sequence MSPISAEDKLNYVKSKIGEYPNFPKEGILFRDIFGALTDAKACVYLRDLLVDHIRQSAPEAEIIVGLDSRGFLFNLLIATELAVGCAPIRKKGKLAGEVVSVEYKLEYGSDTFELQRSAIQPGQKVVIVDDLLATGGSLFAASELVRKVGGIVVESLVVMELVGLEGRKKLDGKVHSLIKY; translated from the exons ATGAGCCCAATCAGTGCGGAAGACAAACTAAACTACGTAAAGTCAAAGATCGGCGAGTATCCAAACTTCCCGAAAGAAGGCATACTATTTCG CGATATTTTTGGTGCCCTCACCGATGCCAAGGCCTGTGTTTACTTGAGGGATTTGCTGGTGGACCACATCCGGCAGAGCGCTCCCGAGGCGGAGATCATCGTGGGTCTGGACTCCCGGGGCTTCCTCTTCAACCTTCTCATAGCCACCGAGTTGGCTGTGGGATGTGCCCCCATTCGCAAGAAGGGAAAGCTGGCAGGAGAAGTGGTTTCCGTAGAATACAAACTGGAGTACGGTAGT GACACCTTCGAGCTGCAGCGATCCGCAATTCAGCCGGGTCAGAAGGTCGTAATCGTAGATGATCTACTAGCCACAGGTGGTTCCCTATTTGCTGCCTCTGAACTTGTCCGCAAAGTGGGCGGCATTGTCGTGGAAAGCCTGGTCGTTATGGAGTTAGTTGGCCTGGAGGGTCGCAAAAAGCTGGATGGAAAAGTACATTCCCTCATCAAGTACTGA
- the LOC119553895 gene encoding carbohydrate sulfotransferase 11 isoform X1, whose translation MKLSKSLANCRAIRRYLLIFTAVSLLLLPLSLVYLVWNEQLQKIRGFEAFNVQQQSPQQQSQQQHSQQQQQAPHQQPAQQHGQLPYPVVRYPVLLLNKNKNKDLTVVATGKTKNKWRYVDKDSNQTLLPLIPEYAVQTLTPQEMLQVEQRMDQRRERLRDKCSAYGLDVLGHDSWHTPNTWEFLVNKKYHIIWCNVFKAASSSWMFNFNVLAGYSPAYLRKTKKILLNLARERYPRVTLDELREAQNYSLTFIIARDPFERLLSAYRDKMVFALPYSFHDKLGRSIVRNYRKKPSLAARAANTKFPSFPEFVHWLLDQVKRGSFIDMHFVAATSFCTPCLIRFDMILKFESLAEDQLYLIEKTGLKRVIAPVWRNMGKGRKTHELQQQFYAQLTRQEMLELYEYYKYDFELFDYDIQEYLQVARPDEAESPAAGTK comes from the exons ATGAAATTGAGCAAGAGCCTGGCAAACTGTCGCGCCATCCGGCGCTATTTGCTCATCTTCACGGCCGTCTCCCTGCTGCTCCTGCCCCTCTCGCTGGTCTACCTGGTGTGGAACGAGCAGCTGCAGAAGATCCGAGGATTCGAG GCCTTTAATGTGCAGCAGCAGTCGCCGCAGCAGCagtcgcagcagcagcattcgcagcagcagcagcaagcaCCGCATCAGCAGCCGGCGCAGCAACATGGCCAGCTTCCGTATCCGGTGGTCCGGTATCCGGTGCTGCTGCTGAACAAGAACAAGAACAAGGACCTGACCGTCGTGGCAACGGGCAAGACCAAGAACAAGTGGCGCTATGTTGATAAA GACAGCAACCAGACGCTCCTGCCCCTCATCCCCGAGTATGCCGTGCAGACGCTCACGCCGCAGGAAATGCTCCAGGTGGAGCAGCGGATGGACCAGCGCCGGGAGCGGCTGCGGGACAAGTGCTCCGCCTACGGCCTGGACGTCCTAG GTCACGACTCGTGGCACACCCCGAACACGTGGGAATTTCTGGTCAACAAAAAGTATCACATTATCTG GTGCAATGTCTTTAAGGCAGCCTCCTCGTCCTGGATGTTCAACTTCAATGTCCTGGCCGGCTACTCACCCGCTTACTTGCGCAAAACCAAAAAGATTCTCCTCAATCTGGCCAGGGAGCGCTATCCCCGGGTGACGCTCGACGAG CTGCGTGAGGCGCAGAACTACTCGCTGACCTTCATCATCGCACGCGATCCCTTCGAGCGGCTGTTGAGTGCCTATCGGGACAAGATGGTGTTCGCCCTGCCCTACTCCTTCCACGACAAGTTGGGCCGCAGCATTGTGCGCAACTATCGCAAGAAG CCCTCTCTAGCTGCCCGTGCCGCCAACACAAAGTTCCCATCATTCCCCGAATTTGTGCACTGGCTGCTCGACCAGGTGAAGCGCGGCAGCTTCATCGACATGCACTTCGTGGCGGCCACCTCCTTCTGCACACCCTGCCTCATCCGGTTCGACATGATACTGAAGTTCGAGTCGCTGGCGGAGGATCAATTATATCTAATCGAAAAGACTGGCCTGAAGCGGGTGATAGCGCCCGTGTGGCGCAACATGGGCAAGGGCCGCAAGACGCACGAGCTGCAGCAGCAGTTTTACGCGCAACTGACGCGTCAGGAAATGCTGGAGCTTTACGAGTATTACAA ATACGACTTTGAGCTGTTCGACTACGACATCCAGGAGTATCTGCAGGTGGCCCGGCCGGATGAGGCTGAAAGTCCGGCGGCGGGTACAAAGTAG
- the LOC119553895 gene encoding carbohydrate sulfotransferase 11 isoform X4, with product MKLSKSLANCRAIRRYLLIFTAVSLLLLPLSLVYLVWNEQLQKIRGFEDSNQTLLPLIPEYAVQTLTPQEMLQVEQRMDQRRERLRDKCSAYGLDVLGHDSWHTPNTWEFLVNKKYHIIWCNVFKAASSSWMFNFNVLAGYSPAYLRKTKKILLNLARERYPRVTLDELREAQNYSLTFIIARDPFERLLSAYRDKMVFALPYSFHDKLGRSIVRNYRKKPSLAARAANTKFPSFPEFVHWLLDQVKRGSFIDMHFVAATSFCTPCLIRFDMILKFESLAEDQLYLIEKTGLKRVIAPVWRNMGKGRKTHELQQQFYAQLTRQEMLELYEYYKYDFELFDYDIQEYLQVARPDEAESPAAGTK from the exons ATGAAATTGAGCAAGAGCCTGGCAAACTGTCGCGCCATCCGGCGCTATTTGCTCATCTTCACGGCCGTCTCCCTGCTGCTCCTGCCCCTCTCGCTGGTCTACCTGGTGTGGAACGAGCAGCTGCAGAAGATCCGAGGATTCGAG GACAGCAACCAGACGCTCCTGCCCCTCATCCCCGAGTATGCCGTGCAGACGCTCACGCCGCAGGAAATGCTCCAGGTGGAGCAGCGGATGGACCAGCGCCGGGAGCGGCTGCGGGACAAGTGCTCCGCCTACGGCCTGGACGTCCTAG GTCACGACTCGTGGCACACCCCGAACACGTGGGAATTTCTGGTCAACAAAAAGTATCACATTATCTG GTGCAATGTCTTTAAGGCAGCCTCCTCGTCCTGGATGTTCAACTTCAATGTCCTGGCCGGCTACTCACCCGCTTACTTGCGCAAAACCAAAAAGATTCTCCTCAATCTGGCCAGGGAGCGCTATCCCCGGGTGACGCTCGACGAG CTGCGTGAGGCGCAGAACTACTCGCTGACCTTCATCATCGCACGCGATCCCTTCGAGCGGCTGTTGAGTGCCTATCGGGACAAGATGGTGTTCGCCCTGCCCTACTCCTTCCACGACAAGTTGGGCCGCAGCATTGTGCGCAACTATCGCAAGAAG CCCTCTCTAGCTGCCCGTGCCGCCAACACAAAGTTCCCATCATTCCCCGAATTTGTGCACTGGCTGCTCGACCAGGTGAAGCGCGGCAGCTTCATCGACATGCACTTCGTGGCGGCCACCTCCTTCTGCACACCCTGCCTCATCCGGTTCGACATGATACTGAAGTTCGAGTCGCTGGCGGAGGATCAATTATATCTAATCGAAAAGACTGGCCTGAAGCGGGTGATAGCGCCCGTGTGGCGCAACATGGGCAAGGGCCGCAAGACGCACGAGCTGCAGCAGCAGTTTTACGCGCAACTGACGCGTCAGGAAATGCTGGAGCTTTACGAGTATTACAA ATACGACTTTGAGCTGTTCGACTACGACATCCAGGAGTATCTGCAGGTGGCCCGGCCGGATGAGGCTGAAAGTCCGGCGGCGGGTACAAAGTAG
- the LOC119553895 gene encoding carbohydrate sulfotransferase 11 isoform X2, with product MKLSKSLANCRAIRRYLLIFTAVSLLLLPLSLVYLVWNEQLQKIRGFEQQSPQQQSQQQHSQQQQQAPHQQPAQQHGQLPYPVVRYPVLLLNKNKNKDLTVVATGKTKNKWRYVDKDSNQTLLPLIPEYAVQTLTPQEMLQVEQRMDQRRERLRDKCSAYGLDVLGHDSWHTPNTWEFLVNKKYHIIWCNVFKAASSSWMFNFNVLAGYSPAYLRKTKKILLNLARERYPRVTLDELREAQNYSLTFIIARDPFERLLSAYRDKMVFALPYSFHDKLGRSIVRNYRKKPSLAARAANTKFPSFPEFVHWLLDQVKRGSFIDMHFVAATSFCTPCLIRFDMILKFESLAEDQLYLIEKTGLKRVIAPVWRNMGKGRKTHELQQQFYAQLTRQEMLELYEYYKYDFELFDYDIQEYLQVARPDEAESPAAGTK from the exons ATGAAATTGAGCAAGAGCCTGGCAAACTGTCGCGCCATCCGGCGCTATTTGCTCATCTTCACGGCCGTCTCCCTGCTGCTCCTGCCCCTCTCGCTGGTCTACCTGGTGTGGAACGAGCAGCTGCAGAAGATCCGAGGATTCGAG CAGCAGTCGCCGCAGCAGCagtcgcagcagcagcattcgcagcagcagcagcaagcaCCGCATCAGCAGCCGGCGCAGCAACATGGCCAGCTTCCGTATCCGGTGGTCCGGTATCCGGTGCTGCTGCTGAACAAGAACAAGAACAAGGACCTGACCGTCGTGGCAACGGGCAAGACCAAGAACAAGTGGCGCTATGTTGATAAA GACAGCAACCAGACGCTCCTGCCCCTCATCCCCGAGTATGCCGTGCAGACGCTCACGCCGCAGGAAATGCTCCAGGTGGAGCAGCGGATGGACCAGCGCCGGGAGCGGCTGCGGGACAAGTGCTCCGCCTACGGCCTGGACGTCCTAG GTCACGACTCGTGGCACACCCCGAACACGTGGGAATTTCTGGTCAACAAAAAGTATCACATTATCTG GTGCAATGTCTTTAAGGCAGCCTCCTCGTCCTGGATGTTCAACTTCAATGTCCTGGCCGGCTACTCACCCGCTTACTTGCGCAAAACCAAAAAGATTCTCCTCAATCTGGCCAGGGAGCGCTATCCCCGGGTGACGCTCGACGAG CTGCGTGAGGCGCAGAACTACTCGCTGACCTTCATCATCGCACGCGATCCCTTCGAGCGGCTGTTGAGTGCCTATCGGGACAAGATGGTGTTCGCCCTGCCCTACTCCTTCCACGACAAGTTGGGCCGCAGCATTGTGCGCAACTATCGCAAGAAG CCCTCTCTAGCTGCCCGTGCCGCCAACACAAAGTTCCCATCATTCCCCGAATTTGTGCACTGGCTGCTCGACCAGGTGAAGCGCGGCAGCTTCATCGACATGCACTTCGTGGCGGCCACCTCCTTCTGCACACCCTGCCTCATCCGGTTCGACATGATACTGAAGTTCGAGTCGCTGGCGGAGGATCAATTATATCTAATCGAAAAGACTGGCCTGAAGCGGGTGATAGCGCCCGTGTGGCGCAACATGGGCAAGGGCCGCAAGACGCACGAGCTGCAGCAGCAGTTTTACGCGCAACTGACGCGTCAGGAAATGCTGGAGCTTTACGAGTATTACAA ATACGACTTTGAGCTGTTCGACTACGACATCCAGGAGTATCTGCAGGTGGCCCGGCCGGATGAGGCTGAAAGTCCGGCGGCGGGTACAAAGTAG
- the LOC119553895 gene encoding carbohydrate sulfotransferase 11 isoform X3 gives MKLSKSLANCRAIRRYLLIFTAVSLLLLPLSLVYLVWNEQLQKIRGFEQSPQQQSQQQHSQQQQQAPHQQPAQQHGQLPYPVVRYPVLLLNKNKNKDLTVVATGKTKNKWRYVDKDSNQTLLPLIPEYAVQTLTPQEMLQVEQRMDQRRERLRDKCSAYGLDVLGHDSWHTPNTWEFLVNKKYHIIWCNVFKAASSSWMFNFNVLAGYSPAYLRKTKKILLNLARERYPRVTLDELREAQNYSLTFIIARDPFERLLSAYRDKMVFALPYSFHDKLGRSIVRNYRKKPSLAARAANTKFPSFPEFVHWLLDQVKRGSFIDMHFVAATSFCTPCLIRFDMILKFESLAEDQLYLIEKTGLKRVIAPVWRNMGKGRKTHELQQQFYAQLTRQEMLELYEYYKYDFELFDYDIQEYLQVARPDEAESPAAGTK, from the exons ATGAAATTGAGCAAGAGCCTGGCAAACTGTCGCGCCATCCGGCGCTATTTGCTCATCTTCACGGCCGTCTCCCTGCTGCTCCTGCCCCTCTCGCTGGTCTACCTGGTGTGGAACGAGCAGCTGCAGAAGATCCGAGGATTCGAG CAGTCGCCGCAGCAGCagtcgcagcagcagcattcgcagcagcagcagcaagcaCCGCATCAGCAGCCGGCGCAGCAACATGGCCAGCTTCCGTATCCGGTGGTCCGGTATCCGGTGCTGCTGCTGAACAAGAACAAGAACAAGGACCTGACCGTCGTGGCAACGGGCAAGACCAAGAACAAGTGGCGCTATGTTGATAAA GACAGCAACCAGACGCTCCTGCCCCTCATCCCCGAGTATGCCGTGCAGACGCTCACGCCGCAGGAAATGCTCCAGGTGGAGCAGCGGATGGACCAGCGCCGGGAGCGGCTGCGGGACAAGTGCTCCGCCTACGGCCTGGACGTCCTAG GTCACGACTCGTGGCACACCCCGAACACGTGGGAATTTCTGGTCAACAAAAAGTATCACATTATCTG GTGCAATGTCTTTAAGGCAGCCTCCTCGTCCTGGATGTTCAACTTCAATGTCCTGGCCGGCTACTCACCCGCTTACTTGCGCAAAACCAAAAAGATTCTCCTCAATCTGGCCAGGGAGCGCTATCCCCGGGTGACGCTCGACGAG CTGCGTGAGGCGCAGAACTACTCGCTGACCTTCATCATCGCACGCGATCCCTTCGAGCGGCTGTTGAGTGCCTATCGGGACAAGATGGTGTTCGCCCTGCCCTACTCCTTCCACGACAAGTTGGGCCGCAGCATTGTGCGCAACTATCGCAAGAAG CCCTCTCTAGCTGCCCGTGCCGCCAACACAAAGTTCCCATCATTCCCCGAATTTGTGCACTGGCTGCTCGACCAGGTGAAGCGCGGCAGCTTCATCGACATGCACTTCGTGGCGGCCACCTCCTTCTGCACACCCTGCCTCATCCGGTTCGACATGATACTGAAGTTCGAGTCGCTGGCGGAGGATCAATTATATCTAATCGAAAAGACTGGCCTGAAGCGGGTGATAGCGCCCGTGTGGCGCAACATGGGCAAGGGCCGCAAGACGCACGAGCTGCAGCAGCAGTTTTACGCGCAACTGACGCGTCAGGAAATGCTGGAGCTTTACGAGTATTACAA ATACGACTTTGAGCTGTTCGACTACGACATCCAGGAGTATCTGCAGGTGGCCCGGCCGGATGAGGCTGAAAGTCCGGCGGCGGGTACAAAGTAG